The stretch of DNA ttgtccatttattaatcataaaatataagTGAGAAAAAGATCCTTAGAATAATTTCATTAACATAATGTTTTCAGTGCTTGAATTATTTCAgcatatataatatagttttaaCTTGCTAACGTTCCACAGAACTTAGGCTTTTCCATAACTTCCATCATAAAATTGATGATAATaactaaattcataaaaaaaattgaaattttttatgaATTCAATGTTAAGCTAAAACATTTAGGAAACAAATTCGTATTTACCACTAATTTTTCAAATgtgatttttcttgaaaaatcagGTTTAAGGAGTTGGATTTTTAGTGTAGTTGCTGGAGTGACTGGACTATAGTTCTCTTGTTCATTAAAAATAAACAGTTATTCaagtaataatttaatttttccaCTTGTTATATAGCTAAAAAATCATAACATTTTTTTCGTggggaagttggtgaaaaatcccaaatcaaaacatttctttgggttcacttcctacccacaaaattgtggtactatgtcatacaaaatgtggtacacttcatgtggaaatgtgatacacttcatgtggaaatgtggtactaaaaaaatactcagggactgaacacaaaaaaaatcgacggCTGGGGACTGAAGGACCAATTTCCCGATTTTTCTTCAGGCTGCTACATGAAATGTACACGTGCCTGAATTTGAACTTGACAGAAATGTTGATTAATGGAATTTACTAAACATGCTTGAATTTGAACTTAACAGAAATGTAAAACTCCATTCATCAACACCACTAATTCGAGGCAAAGTAAAGAAGAAAAAGCACCAAATATTTAAGCCAAAGCCACTTCTATAATTTACATACCAAGATTAAAGTTCAATACATAAACATACACAAGTTCAAGAATGGATTCTTCTTGTTTTCTTCAATGGCGTTCACAGAGTTACAGAGGGAAACAAAAGAGTCAGCGGAAGGCGTGGTCATAGTCATGGTATCGGAAAGTTTTGTATATGAAATGTGAAAGCCATTTTGAACCAAGAAAACACAACACGGCCGTTGAGACTACAGTGTTTCTTGCCGTGACAGACACCATATTTTGCTTGGTCGTTGCAAATATTGCGATTGTGGCAAAGGAGATAATCTGCAAGGCGATCTTAAGTGCATTGAGACTTTTATGTGCATGACTGCAGCTACTGCAGATCATTGTATGGGACCAGTACCTGAAACCATTTCAAACAAGTTATCCCATCTTCAGTATATTTTTCCCATCCTGAGCTATAAGCCTTTTCTTAAATCTTGTGATGAAGTTAAAGTTTACTAAGTATCATTTTGTTTAATACTGCCCTTGTACCACAATATTATTGATATCACTGCAACTCCAAATTTCTTATACTATCTGAAAACGCAAGCTCTATATTCTAATTGTTGTGCCAAATAGATGACTCGACAGGATAATTGAGGCGATTATTGCTCGTTCCACACTTATAGAAACTAGACAGTCTCTCAGTTTTTGTCTACCTGTCAAACAATTGTTCCCTAGGAGGAGTTGGCGGCAGTAATCCGGTATATTTTGCTCTCCAATCAACCTGAGTGCCACCATACTTGTTTAGCCATCTGCGGAAGGAAACCACTAGAGCGTCTGATTTTGTAGGCACATAACACGACTTAATCCAGTTGGTAGATCCAACATCCATTATTTTGCGTTCCTAGAGAGAAAATACAAGTTGTGTTAATTTCGTCTCACAGACATTGAACTTAGAGATGACATTTATAAGAATGGATCCCTGTTTTCATTTGCACAAAATCCTCTTACAATTTCCTTATCACAATAATCTTTGCAAGGGAGCAGGTTGATTACATAAGAAGAAAAATCCAACACCAAGTAGCACTGGAAATATATACATGGACATAGACAAAACTGGAGTTTCAAGCAGTGGCAATGATAAAGATGTGCAGATTCACTAAACTCGATATCGATTTCACCTAATCAGATATAATATCTCCATACAGAGAATGCTTTAAGCACTTTTCAAAATACAAGAATCACATTTTGTTTCCAAATTGCAGGAATTACAACAATTCTAGTTTTTTGTTGGAAAGAGGAGAGGGTTTTCAATAGCCAACACAATATGTGTAATATTTGAAAGAGAGGACTAGGTGTTACATTTCCCCAAGTTAATCACCGAAATTAGGGAGGGTTCGGAAGCGTAAAACCAGATAACACATCCCATCATAAAGAAGAGGGAGGGACCAAGCTATATAATATACATGAAGAATTGTCAATGGTCCAACACAACCTAAATTAATGATTGCAAATAAAAATCTTATTgtgattcttttttttttaatgaaattatttcCATTAAATAAGGCAAAAAGATAGTGTGTGTACAACTACGCTAGGCATCCCCACTGCGATTTCAATTATTGATGATTTGTAGTAGCGTAGGCAGGGTTTCGACGCCATGATAACTTTATAAAAAGAAGAGTGTCTCAGAGATCAAGAGGCGGTTATTAATGACCCTCAAGCATGAGAGAGAGGTTGGCAAACGAGGAAATCCGACAACCAAGGGAGCATTCCAAACCTTGAGGACTCCCCCATCCATCACCCCATAACAAGATCCAACACTTGGGACCATAACACAAGACCACTTAAGAACTGCACAGTTTATCCGCAAGAATAACATATTTACCTCCACGTGAAGAAGATATAGATCTGAATCAATAATTAAGTTTTGTCCGATGTGGAATATCCAACGTGGAACAACTTTATCTATCCAAACTCCAAAGTTTCTTGGAGACGCAAAGATTAGTCTGCTATTGCCTGGACACACTGGAATGCAGTAGAAAATTAAAAACGCTTTTCTCTGGGGTGGAACAGGCAACACTGGCTCCTGTTTGAAAGAAAACACTaaataaaacaagaaaaatgcaagaaacaaattattcaactaaaaatatcaaatatttaCATCTTTATTTTCTGTTGATGACGTTGAGGGGTTTTTAGGACTCGCTCCAGGACTAAAATAGCCATAGTAGAGACAAGGTGGAacgaaaaagttttttccaaatatttgatttgaaatAAAACCATTTTCATCGAGTTTCTCTATACTTATTTCGAGTGGTCTGCCCCCTTCTCTATCAGCCTTCACAGTGCAGGATAATACCTCATTGTTAGCCATGACAAtctctaaataaataataaaaagttCAGTGCATTTACTTATCTTGCAGGTGTCTTTCCAGTACTCATTATACCGTAATGCGCATATGGAACATGAGCTGGGTCCATAAGATTTTCTATCAGAATTTCATACCTGATATGAAAAGTATCGCCATTAACTCTTAACCAGAAGGAGAATTTTATTTGAACAATTTGTGTAAGTCTCGAGTATTTGTATATTCATAGGTAGGTAGCATGCAAGCCAATCAAGCAATAATAACCAGTAGATGCATTCATTGAAAAAGGAGATTTGTTAGGAAGGGCGTGATAAAGGATTAGCTAACCCATATGGTATATCCCTGGTTATCATTGTATTTGTAAAAGAAGGGTCATCAAGTTCTGGGATATAGTGAGGTTTTTTCTCTGATAGTATATCTTCATATTGTGGATCGGAGTTTGGCCAGAACCAAAGAATTCCATTTTGCACAAAACTGGGATAAGCTGCTACACATGCTTTTTTGGAAGTGTGAATCTGCGCCCAAAAaaatgcaacacatataagaaagTATCCTTGAATCTTTATTTAAACATAAAATGATCTAGTGATGGAAGCCATGATTGAAAAGAAGAGGACAATATTTAACGCTCAGAAACACCCAAAAGAGACAAATAATTGTAGTCAACTGCACCTTAAACTCAAACAACGGGCTTCATATTATTTTTCTACTGTTCCCTATTCAAGGAGGGACGTTGGACACTCATTATCACCAGAGcttcaaattatttttccaCCATTATACATCCGAGGAAGTACGATGGACACTCATTATCACCAGGGCTTCGAAAACTATATAAATTACAAAGTTATGAAAATAATAGATTCATTTAACCCATGCCTCATTCGTAGCATGGTATAGTTTGAACTTTTCTCAAAGATCAGAAAGCTAAACCATGAAAAGAGGTTAGGTACAGTTTCTTCTAGCATCTATGAGCTATTGTGAAAATATCTGACTTCTCCAAGTTCAAAAGGATATCTAGTCTAAGAAGGCATTCTAAGATAAGGAGGTATCCTATGATGTTTTGACATCATCGTAAGCTGGCATCACATGTTAGATGCAAAGGAGTTTGGAGCTACATTTGAAGAACTAAATTCCAATCTCTATACATTTTACTGCATGCCCAGAACAAATCTTCTGGCAAAAATATTTAGTTTTGCCAATATTACTTTTTCCTTGTGGCCAGGAATCAAAACATTCATTTGACTCCATAGCAGTGAAATTACACCATTAGAATCACACTCCAGTCAGTGTAAAAGATGTTCTCATGCCATCTAACAATTTCATGCTAGTTGAAGCCACAATTTATTTGTGTCCAACTCTGACTCACTCATGACTTACATTTGTTGCCGAAGGACCATTCTTATAAGTGTTATCAAGTTTCCGAATTCATGCACATGGTCACTGATGGCTTCACTTCACTTCACATGTTAGAAAAATAAAACCATATTTGATACAGTAAATATGATGATAATTCAGAGATTcgagaagtagagttaattcaACATTTTTGAGATTCTGACAAATATTTGATTGGATTGTAATATTATTTAGTTGGAAAGGATTTCCCAATCATATTCATTCTTGATAATTTTTCAGCTATATAAAGGATTGATTATTGTATTCCAAAAAAGTAAGATGTATGACATTTTCCATTGAGCTTAGCCATATGGTCAAACAAAGTAATTGCTTTGTCTTGTCACTCCCCACTCACTCTTACGTcaatatttatgaaaaaataaaagaaaataaaacagTCGAAAGTGGGTTGAATATGCACCAAAAAATCAAATTCAGCTTGAATCCAGAAAAAGGGCATGAAAGATCCAAAAGTTATTCACCACTGAATTCTAATAATAACGAGACCATTGATCATATCATGGTCAATAAACATGGAAGAAAAGGGAAGGTGCTGAAGCTGAAAATCTGACAAATATTACATGCAAAACACCAATCAAAATCACACATGATGAAAAGAACTAAAAATTATCCATAAAAGTTAATGGTCACGCACTAAAACTGACGAGAAACTGATACATGGAATCGTTATTTACCGGATGGCCGTCTCTTGGTGCTTGGGGAATGAACTTACAGTCTCCGGATCCACCAAAACACCAGCCGTGGTACACACACTGCAGCCTCCCCCATTGATCAATTCTCCCTTCGGATAATGGAGCCAATCTGTGAGGACAAGTATCATCAAACACTTTCCAAGCATTATCATTCCTATCCCACCAAATCACCACATCAATTCCAATCACTTTCTTCCCATGTGGCCTCCTTTTATCTAGATCACATATCGGCATTAATGGATACCAATGTGCATACCAATCAAATTTCTCCCCCTTCATTTCAGCTTCAACATCTTGCTCAGGTGTTGAAAAATCCAACACCTCCCCAGCTGACAAGACATCTTGAGCAGTAGAAACTGCAGTGAAGACCTTGACATCTGCTCTCCTGCTGTGGGTTCGAGGTGAAGAGGAAGTTTTCTGCAGAGTTGGCGGAATATGAAAAATGGGATTCTCGAATTTGGTTCTGGGATTCCTCGTTGATATCACAGAGCGGTGAAATGATGGAAAAGACGAAGCTTTAAGAGCTTCCATGGCTGCAGGTTTCCTTCCCCGGCAACGGTAATTTTACGTTTGTAACTCCAGAATAGGTTGAATTTGAAATCACGTATTTCAAATTCAAGAAGCaaaaacc from Primulina eburnea isolate SZY01 chromosome 6, ASM2296580v1, whole genome shotgun sequence encodes:
- the LOC140833998 gene encoding flavonoid 8-hydroxylase 2, chloroplastic isoform X1 gives rise to the protein MEALKASSFPSFHRSVISTRNPRTKFENPIFHIPPTLQKTSSSPRTHSRRADVKVFTAVSTAQDVLSAGEVLDFSTPEQDVEAEMKGEKFDWYAHWYPLMPICDLDKRRPHGKKVIGIDVVIWWDRNDNAWKVFDDTCPHRLAPLSEGRIDQWGRLQCVYHGWCFGGSGDCKFIPQAPRDGHPIHTSKKACVAAYPSFVQNGILWFWPNSDPQYEDILSEKKPHYIPELDDPSFTNTMITRDIPYGYEILIENLMDPAHVPYAHYGIMSTGKTPASVKADREGGRPLEISIEKLDENGFISNQIFGKNFFVPPCLYYGYFSPGASPKNPSTSSTENKDEPVLPVPPQRKAFLIFYCIPVCPGNSRLIFASPRNFGVWIDKVVPRWIFHIGQNLIIDSDLYLLHVEERKIMDVGSTNWIKSCYVPTKSDALVVSFRRWLNKYGGTQVDWRAKYTGLLPPTPPREQLFDRYWSHTMICSSCSHAHKSLNALKIALQIISFATIAIFATTKQNMVSVTARNTVVSTAVLCFLGSKWLSHFIYKTFRYHDYDHAFR
- the LOC140833998 gene encoding flavonoid 8-hydroxylase 2, chloroplastic isoform X2, with the protein product MEALKASSFPSFHRSVISTRNPRTKFENPIFHIPPTLQKTSSSPRTHSRRADVKVFTAVSTAQDVLSAGEVLDFSTPEQDVEAEMKGEKFDWYAHWYPLMPICDLDKRRPHGKKVIGIDVVIWWDRNDNAWKVFDDTCPHRLAPLSEGRIDQWGRLQCVYHGWCFGGSGDCKFIPQAPRDGHPIHTSKKACVAAYPSFVQNGILWFWPNSDPQYEDILSEKKPHYIPELDDPSFTNTMITRDIPYGYEILIENLMDPAHVPYAHYGIMSTGKTPASVKADREGGRPLEISIEKLDENGFISNQIFGKNFFVPPCLYYGYFSPGASPKNPSTSSTENKDPVLPVPPQRKAFLIFYCIPVCPGNSRLIFASPRNFGVWIDKVVPRWIFHIGQNLIIDSDLYLLHVEERKIMDVGSTNWIKSCYVPTKSDALVVSFRRWLNKYGGTQVDWRAKYTGLLPPTPPREQLFDRYWSHTMICSSCSHAHKSLNALKIALQIISFATIAIFATTKQNMVSVTARNTVVSTAVLCFLGSKWLSHFIYKTFRYHDYDHAFR